Proteins encoded within one genomic window of Agelaius phoeniceus isolate bAgePho1 chromosome 9, bAgePho1.hap1, whole genome shotgun sequence:
- the SCD gene encoding stearoyl-CoA desaturase, with amino-acid sequence MPAHLLQEEEFSSTSSTTAGGTVTSRVTSKEREKEKDLLNHEDLAGDRGMMDDIFDETYREKEGPKPPLRYVWRNIILMSLLHLGALFALTLIPSAKIQTLAWALLCFVVSALGITAGSHRLWSHRSYKATLPLRIFLTIANSMAFQNDIYEWVRDHRVHHKFSETDADPHNAMRGFFFSHIGWLLVRKHPDVIEKGQKLDLSDIKADKVVMFQRRYYKPSVVLLCFTLPSVVPWYFWDESIIISFFIPAILRYTLGLNCTWLVNSAAHMFGNRPYDQNINPRENPLVSLGAIGEGFHNYHHTFPYDYSTSEFGWRFNLTTAFIDLMCLLGLASDRKKVSKEVILARKLRTGDGSHKSG; translated from the exons ATGCCTGCGCACTTGCTGCAAGAGGAG GAGTTCTCCTCCAcctccagcaccactgctggTGGCACAGTCACCTCCCGGGTGACCAgtaaggagagagagaaggagaaggactTACTCAACCATGAGGACTTGGCAGGAGACCGGGGCATGATGGACGATATCTTTGATGAGACCTACCGGGAGAAAGAGGGCCCCAAGCCCCCGCTGCGATACGTCTGGAGGAATATCATCCTCATGAGCCTGCTGCACCTCGGGGCCCTGTTCGCCTTGACGCTGATACCCTCTGCAAAGATCCAGACACTGGCGTGGG CTCTTCTGTGTTTCGTGGTGAGTGCTCTGGGGATCACAGCTGGATCTCACCGCCTCTGGAGTCATCGCTCCTACAAAGCCACGCTGCCCCTGCGCATCTTCCTGACTATTGCCAACTCCATGGCCTTCCAG AATGACATCTACGAGTGGGTCCGGGACCACCGTGTCCATCACAAGTTCTCCGAAACAGATGCAGACCCACACAACGCCATGCGGGGCTTCTTCTTCTCCCACATTGGCTGGCTGCTTGTGCGCAAGCACCCCGATGTCATCGAGAAGGGACAGAAGCTGGACCTCAGTGACATCAAGGCTGACAAAGTGGTGATGTTCCAGCGCAG ATACTACAAGCCTTCAGTGGTGTTGCTGTGCTTCACACTGCCATCTGTAGTGCCCTGGTACTTCTGGGATGAATCCATCATCATCAGCTTCTTCATTCCAGCCATCCTGCGCTACACCTTAGGGCTCAATTGCACTTGGCTAGTGAACAGTGCTGCTCACATGTTTGGCAACCGGCCGTATGACCAGAACATCAACCCACGGGAGAACCCCTTGGTCAGCCTGGGGGCCATAG GAGAAGGCTTCCACAACTACCACCACACCTTCCCCTATGACTACTCCACCAGTGAGTTTGGCTGGCGCTTCAACTTAACCACAGCCTTCATTGACCTCATGTGCCTCCTGGGGCTGGCCAGCGATCGCAAGAAGGTCTCCAAGGAGGTCATCCTGGCTCGGAAATTGCGGACTGGAGATGGAAGTCACAAGAGTGGCTGA